The proteins below come from a single Acaryochloris sp. CCMEE 5410 genomic window:
- a CDS encoding heme NO-binding domain-containing protein produces MYGLVNKAIQEMVCDHFGEDAWKAIRELSETKSENFISLESYPDDLTHRLVKSASQVLGISAAEIMEDFGKYWVKFTGQEGYGEMMDLAGDDLPEFLGNLDDLHSRLGVIFPKMQPPSFQCSDQEKQTLNLHYYSHRKGMAPMVSGLVEGLGERFDTAVEVTQVQDREQGADHDVFSVTYQP; encoded by the coding sequence ATGTATGGCTTAGTGAATAAAGCCATTCAAGAAATGGTTTGTGACCATTTTGGTGAGGATGCTTGGAAAGCGATTAGAGAACTTTCCGAAACTAAATCTGAAAATTTTATTAGCTTGGAGAGCTATCCGGACGACTTGACCCATCGTTTGGTCAAGTCTGCCAGTCAAGTGCTGGGAATTTCTGCAGCCGAGATCATGGAAGATTTTGGGAAATATTGGGTAAAGTTTACTGGACAAGAAGGGTATGGCGAAATGATGGACCTGGCTGGCGATGATTTGCCAGAGTTTTTGGGAAATCTCGATGACTTACATAGCCGTCTAGGGGTAATTTTCCCAAAAATGCAACCGCCTTCCTTTCAATGTAGCGATCAGGAGAAACAGACCTTAAACCTGCATTACTATTCCCATCGAAAAGGAATGGCTCCGATGGTATCTGGATTGGTGGAAGGGCTAGGGGAGCGATTTGACACAGCAGTAGAAGTAACCCAAGTCCAAGATCGAGAGCAGGGAGCTGATCACGATGTGTTCTCAGTCACCTATCAGCCCTAG
- a CDS encoding pirin family protein — MIDIRRGQERGTADLDWLKSYHTFSFGQYYDPRHMSFGPLRVINEDVIQPGQGFGTHGHKNMEIITYVLEGALEHRDSLGNGSIIKPGDVQRMTAGTGIQHSEYNPSLSEPVHLLQIWIVPDAEDLEPGYEQVRLSADQPFNHLYLIGAKKSRQGAVTIHQQVDLYAAQLSQQGTIVHPMPVQRKAWLHVAKGAIQLNGKHDLIAGDAAAISNSHEITVHGQSESAEIILFDMAT; from the coding sequence ATGATTGATATTCGTCGGGGCCAAGAAAGAGGAACAGCAGACTTAGATTGGCTCAAGAGCTATCACACGTTTTCCTTTGGTCAGTACTACGATCCTCGCCATATGAGCTTTGGACCCTTGCGGGTGATTAATGAAGATGTCATCCAGCCAGGCCAGGGATTTGGAACCCATGGTCATAAGAATATGGAAATTATTACCTATGTGCTAGAGGGGGCTTTAGAGCATAGGGATAGTTTGGGCAATGGCTCAATCATTAAACCTGGCGATGTTCAGAGAATGACCGCTGGCACAGGAATTCAGCATAGTGAGTATAATCCCTCCCTCTCTGAGCCGGTACACCTATTGCAAATTTGGATAGTTCCTGATGCCGAAGATTTAGAGCCTGGATATGAACAAGTTCGCTTATCAGCTGATCAGCCATTCAATCACCTGTACCTGATAGGGGCTAAAAAGAGTCGGCAGGGTGCAGTCACTATTCATCAACAAGTGGATTTATATGCGGCCCAGCTCAGCCAGCAAGGTACTATTGTCCATCCGATGCCTGTCCAACGGAAAGCTTGGTTACACGTTGCCAAAGGTGCGATTCAGTTGAACGGGAAGCATGATCTAATAGCGGGAGATGCTGCTGCTATATCAAATAGCCATGAGATAACAGTTCATGGACAGTCTGAAAGTGCTGAAATCATATTATTCGATATGGCGACCTAG